DNA from Prunus persica cultivar Lovell chromosome G6, Prunus_persica_NCBIv2, whole genome shotgun sequence:
CTTCCGGCCAATGCAGAGGGGCTCCTCTGCAATATGCTAAATCCCCAAATTGATGGGCCATCACAACAAAATCCATTTTTGAATGGCAATCCTGACTAAGGCACAGCTCTCATGCCAGGGCAACAACCTATGCATAGGACTTACATGACAAATAACACTGGCAGGGCAAAGGAATACCAGAAAGGGAATAGTTTGAGGCATGACCAATGACAAACTAACCTCTAGTTCAGAGAGAAATTGCCTTATGCCAAACATAATGTCATGCGCATTCAAGCATTCATGTTACCAGTTACTAATTTCAAATAGTATAATTGAATCAACAGATGAAACATATACATAAGCTCCCATTGAGCAATATTCTTTCAATATCAAATGAGTAAGGTACAACAATATTCTTCTAAagctaaacaaaatttaatgaaaagaCATACCTACCTATTTACCTTAAAAGCTCGGTCAATGCATACATTACAAAATGCAATTAGCAAAGCTGCAAATCAAAATCTGTTAAGAGAAATTAAGAAtttataaaaaccaaaactacCTGGCGTGAATGATCCTGACACTGGTCTTCATGTTCGGCTGAGACCAGTTGTATGCTATTGAACCCGCTAATCCACTGAGCCATAGACACCCTTTTCCAGTtatgcaaataaaaaatcattgtCAAAACAGATCCACGAACACAATTATGCAGTAATTTGGCTAATATCCCTTTTtccaatataaaaaaacaaaatataccaAGTACAAAAGCTAAGAgtaataattgaagaaataaagctaaaagaaaaatagataaataaataaaaacctaatTTCGGCTTAAAACCAAAGGACAAACTTTTTTCCCCAATATTGTAAAAATGAATGTCCAAATCAAGCAACAACAGAAATCCAACAGAAATCCAAGATCATTAAACTAGAAACCAAATGAACGAATTCAAATCACAAACAACGAgaacaacaaagaaagatcTAAACCAGGCCAAAGCAAACAACTTTTCTAATCCAAGTGGAAAAATCAAAGCAGAGTAAAGCAGGGAAATTTACCGACAGCTCGAAGCTTATGCTCGACAACCCATTCCCTGATGGAATCGACGGTGCTCTTAGGTTCCGACATTATTGAGAGAGATGGTGTTTACAgatagaaaaattgaaaagaaaaggcttAAGGTTTGTGGCTTTGGTTGGGGCTTCGTGGCTTCAATTATAGAGAGGCAGAAGGAAAACCGAAGTTGTAAACTGCGAATACGGTGGGCACAGTGCGAGGTGGCACGATTAAAACGTGTACAAccttttgtatattttctATCCTGGGACAACTCCTGGTTATATCGTCATATCGTATCATCTTCTCATGTTCTCGTGGTATATTGCAAGGTTCTCGTGGTATATTTTctatcctttttctttttctttttttgtggtcAAATTATTTGTTCTTGTTGGCTAGACCCTTGCCAGCACACTCTTTAGTTGTgctttttaaatgtttatttttaaaaagacttGGTTTTAAAAGAACTGAATGGTATGGGTTCAAAGACGACGGCGGTTGTTGAGAAAAGTATCACTAACTTTGCTATTAAAGTGGATGATGTTGTTGTTCTCTAAATCACTTCATTGCAATGGCATCCTCTTGTTGTTTTGGTGAATATTGTTGTGATCTCATgagataaattaaaaaatgtcattttgttcatatttataggaaaaagaATTGTGTTATAGATTGTTTGGCGAATTGGAGTTATAATATGAACTTTAGAATTTACTTCTTTAATGAGGCTCCTATTTGGGTTAGCTCTTTATTAGGGGATGACTTGCTTGGTCTTACTAGGCCTCGACACATGCTCGACTTTGCATCCGTATTCGAATATCCCTTTTCgtaatttagattaaattaaaataaaatatcgcttataaaaaataaaaataaaaataaaaaagggtgaAGACATACATTTGtctaattaatttgaatattgattACAATATGGGTCTATTAttactaggggtgggcactcaaaccggcgaaccgaaAATTCGAGCCGAACCGCACCGAATCAAACcgaaaaaaaaccgagttgatcaaaaagtcaaaaaccggtcaaaaacagaaccggaccggtttggaccggttccggatcTGATTCCACGTCTTCAAAAATCGagccggtgaaactaaaaaaatatataattttaatatatatttatatttaatgctatatttttaatttcactaaaaaaaaaacctaatatttatccaagttcaatgtcaaaatatctctcttttctcactttaatatttattttttatataaaattgaataatttgttaattttcaagtaaaaaaaaatatttcagttgagaattgtattaaaaaataatattaaaaaataatttttataatccggttcaaagccgaaccgaaaccggttcaaaccaaaccggacagtttttgaaattttttttattaaaatcgaACCGAATCAAACCGGATAAATAGTACCGGAtttgttctaatttgaggcaaaaaccgattcaaaccgaaccgtgcccacccttAATTCTGTATTCTCAAATTTTATGAAGGtatcatgtatttttttatttattaatttatgacTATTATATTGTCAAATTTTACAGGTTATAGTGACCATAggctattttttattttttaaattttgtactTATTATATTGTCAAATTTGATAGGTTATACTTATAGCGACCATAAgcaattttttactttttatttttaaattaaaaaaataaaatgaatagttgtgttttataaaaatagaactcattatttaattttaatttttaataagaaaaatataaattaattatattattctcatttaatttttaatatttacattatttaaagatattttttaatatttcacaattttctattatatatatatatatgtgaatagataaataaacaaatgaacaAGAAAACCTTAAATTTGTATTTACAAACTATGAGATCCGTACGTGTCACGTGACAGTGATGGTGAAAGAACATACATGCATCTCGTGCACGCACGAAAATCTACAAGTCAAATTCCTAAATTCTCCAATTATCTCCAAACTTCCCATTTTACCCCGCACGTTGATGTAGCGCCACGTAATTAGAAAAGTACTGGAAGCATTAGACCGCAACCCGCCCATAGTCGAGCCCCGTCCTCACTAACCCTTCCAGAAGCTACCAACTCTATCAGAAAGAAGAGAATTCACTGACCCATtaactcctctctctctctctctctctctctcctgcaaTCTCTGTGAAGTTTTAAGGTAAGGCCTATATTTGTCTAAGAAATTCATGAATAAGAAAACTATTCgttgtattttaattttaaagtttggtttttttatttttttatttgtggtATGGTAATTTTGGCTGTGTTTTTCAGAGGGGAAAGATGAGTAGCCGATCGAGTCGCACTATCTACGTCGGCAATCTGCCTGGGGATATTCGTATGagagaaattgaagatttgTTCATGAAggtctctcttttttctttttctttttttcttttcttatatattttttttattatttattttttaagtttttctttcacaaaaatttattgaaatatactttCTTTCTGCGAGTTTTTTCTTATTGATTAATTTGATATAGTTATGTGTAAATATTAACTTTTCCTCTGTAACCAATCTGTTTCCAAGTAAGATGGACAATTTGCTTCCCCTTACTGTTGCTGCGAATTAGTTGGTTTAAGCTGCTTGCATTATGTTATTTGCTAACTGCCTTTGATCTTTCTATATAATTGCAGTACGGGCCCATCGTCGACATTGATCTCAAAGTCCCGCCGAGACCACCAGGTTATGCTTTTATTGAGGtaattttgaatctttttTATATGCAGGAGATTATGATTTTGTTCGCATAATCTCTGCATTTGAAGTTTCATCTTGCTAACCGTTGCAATTCAATGTTGGTGAATTGGTTACTTATGTTTTGCTTTCGttggttgaaacttttgtaATACTTTCGATTTCGATGCTTAATTGCAGTTTGAAGATGCTCGAGATGCTGATGATGCAATTTATGGCCGGGATGGGTACAACTTTGATGGGTATCGATTACGGGTTAGTCATACTTGTATATTGACTTCTTCTATTGCGTATTATCTATGCTAGTATCCCTACTTAATGCTTATTATCGTAGTCTCTCTTAAATATGTTTGTTTTCATCTTGCTTTGTAGGTTGAACTAGCGCATGGTGGACGAGGACACTCATCGTCAATGGATCGATACAGCAGTTACAGTCATAGTAGCAGTAGCCGTGGAGCTTCCCGGCGCTCTGACTATCGTGGTATGTATCAACTTCAACACTATTTTGtagcatttttttttgggttaaatttAGTTAATTTATAATATGTCACTTCATTTTGCAGTACTGGTCACTGGATTGCCTCCTTCTGCTTCATGGCAGGATCTGAAAGTAAGAAATATACTTTTATTCTGTATATGTGAGCTCTTCCAATACACTTGTTTTATGGCATTGCATTAAAGTATTTAAAGGCTAGAGCTACTTAAAATGTTTTAACAAATGAATGTTAACTACTAATTATATGTATTCAATTATCAGGACCACATGCGTCGAGCTGGAGATGTCTGTTTCTCCCAAGTGTTCCGTGATCAGGGTGGTGAGTTGATTAAGTTGTATTCTCCTTTTTCATTCCATAGTCATCTTGGACCTTGGAATTTCCCTTTTGTGTACTTTTATCATATTGAAGTTGtatgtttattgattttaataGTTTTTATTACAATATTCTCGTAGGCATGACGGGAATTGTAGACTACACAAACTATGACGATATGAGATATGCTGTAAGTTAAAATACTGACAAGATGATACAAATGTGTTGTTCTTTTGAAAGAGTCTGATTTGATTTGCTCTACAGATCCGGAAACTTGATGACTCTGAATTCAAAAATGCTTTTTCTCGGGCTTACATACGGGTATTTTTTTCAGTTTGACTTGTAATTGTGTATACTATGATGTACACACTGTGCTGAGTCCGAGTTTCCACTTTTGTATTCATTTTGGATTTTATCTGCTATGTACAGGTGAAGGAATATGATTCTAGACGTAGCTATTCCAGAAGCCCTAGTTATGACATGAGACGGAGCTACTCTAGAAGCCCCAGTCGTAGTCCATATACGTCGAGAAGTCAAAGCCGCAGTCGCAGCTATAGCTATGGTGGCCGAATCAGAAGGTGCATAATGGTTTTTTGGCAACATTACTTAGCAATTTTGCTTTTTCCCAGTGCAATTTTGACAAAGATTCTCTTGTTGCAGCATATCACCGGAGGCAAAATATTTGCACTGCTCTCCATCAGTATCTTATCCAAGGTCTGTCTCACGTTCCCGCGCAAGGTATGGACATGCTACGTTAAAGTTCTGAACTTTTATTCATGGGTATAGATGTACAAATTCCCTGTATTTTCATGAGGATTTCAGGTTTAGCACACAAACAATTCCTCatgatatttctttttgtttaaaaattgAGCTTCTCATTGTTAAATTGTTGTTTGAATGTTTTCTACCTCTTGCTTACCTTTCTTCTAGTAATTGAATTACCTAGTGGATTTTCTGATAATTAAGTTATTATTTCTCCTACatttactttccttttttctggTAGTTGGCTATTATGTCTATTGACATCCATAACCCTAAGATTTGCTCATCATTGAACTCTGGCTTATATCTTCATATAGGCTTCCACTTCTAATAATTGACAAAAATAGGCTCTGGCTACTCATTCAAACGTGCATCTGCATCACCCCAAGTGGTTGGCTTTTGCTTTATTGCTTCTCCACTCTTATCTGGCTTGAGTTCTCTGTTCTTCTTTTctggttcttttttcttctttttttcatctaTGTGATTATGGATGGAAATTATATAGGTAATTCTTCTTTCTGTGTTTACTAGTGAGAAGAAATCTAGAGTTGTTTTGCATTTATGCATGTTCTGAAATCTTGAAATTACATTATCCAGTATGTCATAACATGGTTTCCCTCATGATGTGTTCCAATTTCTAAATCTTGGAAGTTACTTTCTAAACAAGCCTCCTCAACAAATAAATTGAACATGTATTCATGCCCTTGAGAAGTTAATTAAGACTTTTCCTTTGGGATCTTTGTGTTCcgtattttgattttgttagtAGATTCTGGCTTGGGCATGCACCTCATCGAATTTGTTAGTCAGATCCTTTTCCtatttggaaaattttgaatatttgggTTTTTAGCTATTCAATGCATGTTTTAGCATTGCACAGcccttttaattttatgaGGTTACAACTTTCAAGCTGAGCAGATTGTCAGATGACCTTCAGTATATTAAACCGTTTAGTTGGCTTGGAACAGTTCTCACTAACACCATCCTATTACCCTTACCCGTGTGTTTGTTAcagttcaaattttgaatcctTTAGATTTTGTTCTGCAGGGATCCTAGTGTTTCATATCTgtttcacttaaaaaaaaattctgagtatgtttttttcattaaagAGAATGTGAGTTTGTTGTGTCTcgtctctttttctctttaaaaCAATCTGAGTAtgtttttggaaaaagaaTTTGAGAATTGTGTATTATCTATTTCAAATTCTTATGTGCCATATTTCCAGTTTTTTCCAACATGGGGATTCGTACTACGACGTCTTTTTGAAACTCTCTTTTAACCACTTCTCAAACTTGGTATACAAAACCATTTTTCCGAATTTTTCGATGGTGTAAGGGGAAATTAAGAAGGGTTATCAGGTTAGCCGGTTATCCTAATCTGTTTATGAAGGTTGCCTTCTTTCTTGCTAGATCTGGCTTTTGTGGAGATCTGGGGACTGGATGTTAGGAACTTGATGGGATGTGGTGCTCATGCCTGCAACTCTTAGTTGAGGTAACGCCACTTTATTGATGAGCACCT
Protein-coding regions in this window:
- the LOC18774258 gene encoding serine/arginine-rich splicing factor SR30 isoform X1, whose protein sequence is MSSRSSRTIYVGNLPGDIRMREIEDLFMKYGPIVDIDLKVPPRPPGYAFIEFEDARDADDAIYGRDGYNFDGYRLRVELAHGGRGHSSSMDRYSSYSHSSSSRGASRRSDYRVLVTGLPPSASWQDLKDHMRRAGDVCFSQVFRDQGGMTGIVDYTNYDDMRYAIRKLDDSEFKNAFSRAYIRVKEYDSRRSYSRSPSYDMRRSYSRSPSRSPYTSRSQSRSRSYSYGGRIRSISPEAKYLHCSPSVSYPRSVSRSRARSRTRSRSPVSSASPRTLSRSKSRSRSLSRSLSPSAR
- the LOC18774258 gene encoding serine/arginine-rich splicing factor SR30 isoform X2, translated to MSSRSSRTIYVGNLPGDIRMREIEDLFMKYGPIVDIDLKVPPRPPGYAFIEFEDARDADDAIYGRDGYNFDGYRLRVELAHGGRGHSSSMDRYSSYSHSSSSRGASRRSDYRVLVTGLPPSASWQDLKDHMRRAGDVCFSQVFRDQGGMTGIVDYTNYDDMRYAIRKLDDSEFKNAFSRAYIRVKEYDSRRSYSRSPSYDMRRSYSRSPSRSPYTSRSQSRSRSYSYGGRIRSISPEAKYLHCSPSVSYPRSVSRSRARLPSFLLDLAFVEIWGLDVRNLMGCGAHACNS
- the LOC18774258 gene encoding serine/arginine-rich splicing factor SR30 isoform X3, whose product is MSSRSSRTIYVGNLPGDIRMREIEDLFMKYGPIVDIDLKVPPRPPGYAFIEFEDARDADDAIYGRDGYNFDGYRLRVELAHGGRGHSSSMDRYSSYSHSSSSRGASRRSDYRVLVTGLPPSASWQDLKDHMRRAGDVCFSQVFRDQGGMTGIVDYTNYDDMRYAIRKLDDSEFKNAFSRAYIRVKEYDSRRSYSRSPSYDMRRSYSRSPSRSPYTSRSQSRSRSYSYGGRIRSISPEAKYLHCSPSVSYPRSVSRSRARSGFCGDLGTGC
- the LOC18775377 gene encoding uncharacterized protein LOC18775377 codes for the protein MSEPKSTVDSIREWVVEHKLRAVGCLWLSGLAGSIAYNWSQPNMKTSVRIIHARLHAQGLTLAALAGAAVVEYYEHKSGSKADKYAKYFNIENFSHKD